The following coding sequences are from one Comamonas koreensis window:
- a CDS encoding NADH:flavin oxidoreductase/NADH oxidase produces the protein MSALFTPFTLKDVTLRNRIAVPPMCQYSATDGFSNEWHQVHYPSIARGGAGLVIVEATGVSADGRISPACLGLWDDAHVPGLARIAAGIEAAGAVPGIQIAHAGRKASANSPWEGDDHIPESDPRAWQTIAPSAIAFGGDLGRVPREMTLADIERVKADFVAAARRALAAGFKWLELHFAHGYLAQSFFSAHANQRQDAYGGSFDNRARFALETLAAVREVWPENLPLTARFGVIEYDGRDEETLAESIELVRRMREGGLDLLNVSVNFVIPGVQIPWSEPAFLAPIAQRVSREAGLPVASSWGIDDPELAERVVAEGQMALVMMGRSMLANPHYPYTLAQQLKAARPDWVLPAPYAHWLERYRGAGKQAAVAA, from the coding sequence ATGTCAGCCCTGTTTACCCCCTTTACCCTCAAAGACGTCACCCTGCGCAACCGCATTGCCGTGCCACCGATGTGCCAGTACAGCGCCACCGATGGCTTCAGCAACGAATGGCACCAGGTGCACTACCCCTCGATCGCCCGGGGCGGCGCGGGCCTGGTGATTGTTGAAGCCACTGGCGTGTCGGCCGATGGCCGCATCAGCCCTGCGTGCCTGGGCCTGTGGGATGACGCCCATGTGCCCGGCCTGGCGCGCATTGCCGCCGGCATCGAGGCGGCAGGCGCCGTGCCCGGCATCCAGATCGCGCATGCCGGCCGCAAGGCCAGCGCCAACAGCCCTTGGGAAGGCGACGACCATATTCCCGAGAGCGACCCGCGCGCCTGGCAAACCATTGCGCCGTCGGCCATCGCCTTTGGTGGAGACCTGGGCCGCGTGCCCCGGGAGATGACCCTGGCCGATATCGAACGCGTCAAAGCCGACTTTGTCGCCGCCGCCCGCCGCGCGCTGGCCGCCGGCTTCAAGTGGCTGGAGCTGCATTTTGCCCATGGCTACCTCGCCCAGAGCTTTTTCTCGGCCCACGCCAACCAGCGCCAGGACGCCTATGGCGGCAGCTTTGACAACCGCGCCCGCTTTGCGCTGGAAACGCTGGCCGCCGTGCGCGAAGTCTGGCCCGAAAACCTGCCGCTGACCGCCCGCTTTGGCGTCATTGAATACGATGGCCGCGATGAGGAAACCCTGGCCGAATCGATCGAGCTGGTGCGCCGCATGCGCGAAGGCGGCCTGGATCTGCTCAATGTCAGCGTGAACTTTGTCATCCCCGGCGTGCAAATCCCCTGGAGCGAGCCCGCCTTCCTGGCCCCGATTGCCCAGCGCGTCAGCCGCGAAGCGGGCCTGCCTGTCGCATCGAGCTGGGGCATTGACGACCCCGAGCTGGCCGAGCGCGTCGTAGCCGAAGGCCAGATGGCGCTGGTGATGATGGGCCGCTCGATGCTGGCCAACCCGCACTACCCCTACACGCTGGCCCAGCAGCTCAAGGCCGCCCGCCCGGACTGGGTGCTGCCTGCGCCTTACGCCCACTGGCTGGAGCGCTACCGTGGTGCGGGCAAGCAGGCGGCGGTGGCGGCCTAA
- the aspT gene encoding aspartate-alanine antiporter produces MDWLRGILHQAPEIALFASLALGYGVGKLRFGSFQLGGVAGSLLAAVLISQVGVQIDSGIKAVLFALFIYAVGFESGPQFFRSLGRQSIKEILMAAVVAISGLVTVVVLARVFHLDKGLAAGLAAGGMTQSAIIGTAGSAIEKLGLAADEVQRMQANVAIGYAVTYIFGSFGAILLCVNVLQWLTGRKIHDDAIQAEQEMLKGVHVYGAGESPAAPDLVGRIFKVKQSGRTVTELEASTPQGSVTIERIRRKNALVGVDPQLVLEAGDIVLLVGRRAAVVALGANIGDELQSAEDMDVVMVRRDVSITNSQYLNRSVKDILDSLTPDFKHGVYAVALTRSGSPLPITPTTLIVPGDVVTLFGTPQDVQNAAQSVGPILIPSDKTDFVFHGLGITVGLLIGLLVLRIGSIPITLGSGGGALLAGLLFGWWRSRKHTLGNMPTAASALLRDLGLAGFVAMVGLQSGQQAVSTVMEQGLSLFLMGMVVTIVPLLIAMLFGKYVLRYENVAIFAGALSGARSANPAFGEVLDKAGNAIPTVPFAITYALANVFLTLLGPLVIAFA; encoded by the coding sequence ATGGATTGGCTCAGAGGTATCTTGCACCAGGCGCCCGAGATCGCGCTGTTTGCATCGCTGGCACTTGGCTATGGCGTCGGCAAGCTGCGGTTTGGCTCGTTCCAGCTGGGGGGCGTGGCGGGCTCGCTGCTGGCGGCTGTGTTGATCAGCCAGGTGGGGGTACAGATCGACTCGGGCATCAAGGCGGTGCTGTTTGCGCTGTTCATCTATGCCGTGGGTTTTGAGAGTGGGCCCCAGTTCTTTCGCTCGCTGGGGCGGCAGTCGATCAAGGAGATCCTGATGGCGGCCGTGGTCGCCATCTCGGGCCTCGTCACCGTCGTGGTGCTGGCGCGGGTCTTCCACCTGGACAAGGGGCTGGCCGCAGGGCTGGCTGCCGGCGGCATGACGCAGTCGGCCATCATCGGCACGGCAGGCTCGGCCATCGAGAAGCTGGGCCTGGCCGCCGATGAGGTGCAGCGCATGCAGGCCAATGTGGCGATTGGCTATGCGGTGACCTATATCTTTGGCTCGTTCGGCGCCATCTTGCTGTGCGTGAATGTGCTGCAGTGGCTCACCGGCCGCAAGATCCATGACGACGCCATCCAGGCCGAGCAGGAAATGCTCAAGGGCGTGCATGTCTATGGCGCGGGCGAATCGCCTGCGGCACCCGATCTGGTGGGCCGCATTTTCAAGGTCAAGCAGTCAGGCCGCACGGTGACTGAGCTGGAGGCCAGCACCCCGCAAGGCTCGGTCACCATCGAGCGTATCCGCCGCAAGAATGCGCTGGTCGGCGTGGACCCGCAGCTGGTGCTGGAGGCGGGCGACATTGTGCTGCTGGTGGGCCGGCGCGCGGCGGTGGTGGCACTGGGTGCCAACATCGGTGATGAGCTGCAAAGCGCCGAAGACATGGACGTGGTCATGGTGCGCCGTGATGTGTCCATCACCAACAGCCAGTACCTCAACCGCAGCGTCAAGGACATTCTGGACAGCCTCACGCCCGATTTCAAGCATGGCGTCTATGCGGTGGCGCTGACGCGCTCGGGCTCACCGCTGCCAATCACGCCCACTACCCTGATCGTGCCCGGCGATGTGGTGACCCTGTTTGGTACGCCCCAGGATGTGCAGAACGCCGCGCAGTCGGTGGGCCCCATCCTCATTCCCAGTGACAAGACGGACTTTGTCTTCCACGGCCTGGGCATCACCGTCGGGCTGCTGATTGGGCTGCTGGTGCTGCGCATCGGCTCCATCCCCATCACCCTGGGCAGCGGCGGTGGCGCCTTGCTGGCGGGTCTGCTGTTTGGCTGGTGGCGCAGCCGCAAGCACACCCTGGGCAATATGCCCACTGCCGCCTCTGCCCTGCTGCGCGACCTGGGCCTGGCCGGCTTTGTGGCCATGGTCGGCCTGCAGTCGGGCCAGCAGGCGGTGAGCACGGTGATGGAGCAAGGCCTGAGCCTCTTTCTGATGGGCATGGTGGTGACCATCGTGCCGCTGCTGATTGCGATGCTGTTTGGCAAGTATGTGCTGCGCTATGAGAACGTGGCCATCTTTGCTGGGGCGCTGTCGGGCGCGCGCAGCGCCAACCCCGCCTTTGGCGAGGTGCTGGACAAGGCGGGCAACGCCATCCCCACGGTGCCGTTTGCGATCACCTATGCGCTGGCCAATGTGTTTCTGACATTGCTGGGCCCGCTGGTCATCGCGTTTGCATGA
- a CDS encoding bifunctional aspartate transaminase/aspartate 4-decarboxylase, whose protein sequence is MSQDYQRLAHLSPFELKDELIKVASGKANRLMLNAGRGNPNFLATTPRRAFFRLGLFAAAESELSYSYMTVGVGGLAKIEGIESRFERYTAEHRDQEGVRFLAKALSYVRDQLGLDPAAFLHEMVDGILGCNYPVPPRMLTVSEKIVRQYIVREMAGGAVPVESVDLFAVEGGTAAMAYIFESLRISGLLKAGDKVAIGMPVFTPYIEIPELAQYALEEVPIHADPDNGWQYSDAELDKLRDPAVKIFFCVNPSNPPSVKMDQRSLERIKAIIADHRPDLMVLTDDVYGTFADDFQSLFSVCPHNTLLVYSFSKYFGATGWRLGVIAAHKENIFDKALAQLPESAKVELDHRYRSLLPDVRSLKFIDRLVADSRVVALNHTAGLSTPQQVQMVLFSLFALIDEADAYKQALKQLIRRREATLYRELGMPPLHNPNSVNYYTLIDLQSVTCRLYGQAFSDWAVQQSSTGDMLFRIADETGIVLLPGRGFGSDRPSGRASLANLNEYEYAAIGRALRQMVDELYALFQAQSAAKP, encoded by the coding sequence ATGTCTCAGGACTACCAGCGTCTGGCCCATTTGAGCCCGTTCGAGCTCAAGGATGAATTGATCAAGGTGGCATCGGGCAAGGCCAATCGGCTGATGCTCAATGCCGGTCGCGGCAACCCGAACTTTCTGGCGACCACGCCGCGCCGCGCGTTCTTTCGCCTGGGGCTGTTTGCGGCGGCCGAGTCCGAGCTGTCGTACTCGTACATGACGGTAGGGGTTGGCGGCCTGGCCAAGATTGAAGGCATTGAGAGCCGCTTTGAGCGTTACACCGCCGAGCACCGCGACCAGGAAGGCGTGCGCTTTCTGGCCAAGGCGCTCAGCTATGTGCGCGACCAGTTGGGCCTGGACCCGGCTGCCTTTCTGCATGAGATGGTGGACGGCATCCTGGGCTGCAACTACCCGGTGCCCCCGCGCATGCTGACCGTGAGCGAGAAGATTGTGCGCCAGTACATCGTGCGCGAGATGGCCGGCGGCGCCGTGCCGGTGGAGTCGGTCGACCTGTTTGCCGTCGAAGGCGGCACCGCTGCCATGGCCTATATCTTCGAGAGCCTGCGCATCAGCGGCCTGCTCAAGGCCGGTGACAAGGTTGCCATCGGCATGCCGGTGTTCACGCCCTATATCGAGATCCCCGAGCTGGCCCAGTACGCACTGGAAGAGGTGCCCATCCATGCCGACCCGGACAATGGCTGGCAGTACTCTGACGCCGAGCTGGACAAGCTGCGCGACCCGGCCGTCAAGATCTTCTTCTGCGTCAACCCCAGCAACCCGCCGTCGGTCAAGATGGACCAGCGCAGCCTGGAGCGCATCAAGGCCATCATTGCCGACCACCGGCCCGATCTGATGGTACTGACCGACGATGTCTACGGCACCTTTGCCGATGACTTCCAGTCGCTGTTCTCGGTATGCCCGCACAACACCTTGCTGGTCTACTCCTTCTCCAAGTATTTTGGCGCCACCGGCTGGCGCCTGGGCGTGATTGCCGCGCACAAGGAAAACATCTTCGACAAGGCGCTGGCCCAGCTGCCCGAGAGCGCCAAGGTCGAGCTGGACCACCGCTACCGCTCGCTACTGCCCGATGTGCGCTCGCTCAAGTTCATCGACCGCCTGGTGGCCGACAGCCGCGTGGTGGCGCTGAACCATACGGCCGGCCTATCCACCCCGCAGCAGGTGCAGATGGTGCTGTTCTCGCTGTTTGCGCTGATCGATGAAGCCGATGCCTACAAGCAGGCGCTCAAGCAGCTGATCCGCCGCCGCGAGGCCACCTTGTACCGCGAGCTGGGCATGCCGCCGCTGCACAACCCCAACTCCGTCAACTACTACACCCTGATCGACCTGCAGAGCGTCACCTGCCGGCTCTATGGCCAGGCGTTTTCCGACTGGGCCGTGCAGCAGTCCTCGACCGGCGACATGCTATTCCGCATTGCCGACGAGACCGGCATTGTGCTGCTGCCGGGCCGGGGCTTTGGCTCGGACAGGCCATCGGGCCGGGCGTCGCTGGCCAACCTCAACGAGTACGAATACGCCGCCATTGGCCGCGCCTTGCGCCAGATGGTGGACGAGCTGTATGCGCTGTTCCAGGCGCAGTCAGCCGCCAAGCCCTGA
- a CDS encoding DNA polymerase II, with product MPTTPLQGFILTRHWRDAAAGTEMEYWLATDAGPLKVLLTRQVSVAFVEARHRVVVQTQLLAMPGMELRELALKNFQQEPVLGVYATHYRQLGKLARGLKQLDVSLLEADVRPHERYLMERFITAGVQVEGGQLQGNTVVDCRLVPAPAYRPALKVVSLDIETSQHQDLYSIALDGVGERVVYMLGDAPVPDAPAPDAPAPDAPALAAPAEQAEPTSDFRLVYCASRKAMIEELNAWFARHDPDVIVGWNVIQFDLRVLQKTADDCATPLLLGREGRPIAWRAHPGKQDYWFAPMPGRAVIDGIEALRAAVWSFPSFSLENVAQALLGEGKDIGDEYDKMAEIERRYQQDKPALAAYNIRDCELVLRIFDKAQLLQFAMERAHATGLQLDQFGGSIAAFSHHYLPRMHRQGYVAPNVGDVRGKSSPGGYVLDSRPGFYDSVVVLDYKSLYPSIIRTYLVDPVGLAEGLHASDTASLIHGPMDTRFSRDKHCLPEIVTTLWRARDEAKRTKNEPLSQALKLVMNSFAGVLGATECRFFNPALISSITLRGHEMVKRTKALVQQRGYEVIYGDTDSIFIWLGRAHSNQEAHAVATSLVSDINAWWTQGLREQQNLESFLEIEFDTHYKKFFMPTIRGSDVGSKKRYAGLSVDTDGKEAMVYRGLEMARSDWTPLARQFQEGLLSRVFQGEPYRDFVIDYAQATLAGKKDDLLVYRKRLRHRLDAYVANLPPQVRAARMADDYNRRQGRPLQYQSGGWIRYVMGKNGPEPLEVRQSPIDYEHYLSKQLQPIADAILQPLGEDFNGLTSMQQELF from the coding sequence GTGCCCACCACCCCCCTCCAAGGATTCATCCTGACCCGCCATTGGCGGGACGCGGCTGCGGGCACCGAGATGGAGTACTGGCTGGCGACCGATGCCGGGCCGCTCAAAGTGCTGCTGACGCGGCAGGTCTCGGTGGCGTTTGTCGAGGCGCGGCACCGGGTGGTGGTGCAGACGCAGCTGCTGGCCATGCCCGGTATGGAGCTGCGCGAGCTGGCCCTCAAAAATTTTCAGCAGGAGCCGGTGCTGGGCGTCTATGCCACGCATTACCGGCAGTTGGGCAAGCTCGCGCGCGGCTTGAAGCAGCTCGATGTATCGCTTTTGGAAGCCGATGTGCGGCCCCATGAGCGCTATTTGATGGAGCGCTTTATCACCGCTGGCGTGCAGGTCGAGGGCGGACAGCTGCAAGGCAATACCGTGGTGGACTGCAGACTGGTGCCGGCGCCCGCCTACCGGCCTGCGCTCAAAGTCGTGTCGCTCGATATCGAAACCAGCCAGCACCAGGATCTGTACTCGATTGCGCTCGATGGCGTGGGCGAGCGCGTGGTGTACATGCTGGGCGATGCCCCGGTACCCGATGCCCCGGCGCCCGACGCACCGGCGCCCGACGCACCGGCGCTCGCTGCACCGGCAGAGCAGGCTGAACCCACCAGCGATTTCAGGCTGGTGTATTGCGCCAGCCGCAAGGCGATGATCGAAGAGCTCAATGCCTGGTTTGCGCGCCATGACCCCGACGTCATCGTCGGCTGGAATGTGATCCAGTTTGACCTGCGGGTGCTGCAAAAGACGGCGGATGATTGCGCCACCCCGCTGCTGCTGGGGCGCGAGGGCCGGCCCATTGCCTGGCGCGCGCACCCGGGCAAGCAGGACTACTGGTTTGCGCCGATGCCGGGCCGCGCGGTGATCGATGGCATCGAGGCCTTGCGGGCGGCGGTGTGGAGCTTTCCGTCATTCAGCCTGGAGAACGTGGCCCAGGCCTTGCTGGGCGAGGGCAAGGACATTGGCGACGAGTACGACAAGATGGCCGAGATCGAGCGCCGCTACCAGCAGGACAAGCCCGCGCTGGCGGCCTACAACATCCGCGACTGCGAGCTGGTGCTGCGCATTTTTGACAAGGCCCAGCTGCTGCAGTTTGCGATGGAGCGGGCGCATGCCACCGGCCTGCAGCTGGACCAGTTTGGCGGCTCGATTGCCGCGTTCAGCCACCACTACCTGCCGCGCATGCACCGCCAAGGTTATGTGGCGCCCAATGTGGGCGATGTGCGGGGCAAGTCTTCGCCCGGTGGCTATGTGCTCGATTCGCGGCCCGGCTTTTATGACTCGGTGGTGGTGCTGGACTACAAAAGTCTCTATCCGTCCATCATCCGCACCTACCTGGTCGACCCGGTGGGCCTGGCCGAAGGCCTGCATGCCAGCGATACCGCATCGCTGATCCACGGGCCGATGGACACACGCTTTTCGCGCGACAAGCACTGCCTGCCCGAGATCGTCACCACGCTCTGGCGCGCGCGCGATGAGGCCAAGCGCACGAAGAACGAGCCGCTGTCCCAGGCGCTCAAGCTGGTGATGAACTCCTTTGCCGGGGTGCTGGGCGCGACGGAATGCCGCTTCTTCAACCCAGCGCTGATCTCGTCGATCACCCTGCGCGGCCATGAGATGGTCAAACGCACCAAGGCGCTGGTGCAGCAGCGCGGCTACGAGGTCATCTACGGGGATACCGATTCGATCTTTATCTGGCTGGGGCGTGCTCACAGCAACCAGGAGGCCCATGCGGTAGCCACATCGCTGGTCAGCGATATCAATGCCTGGTGGACGCAGGGATTGCGCGAGCAGCAAAACCTCGAGAGCTTTCTCGAAATCGAGTTCGATACGCACTACAAGAAGTTCTTCATGCCCACGATCCGGGGCTCGGACGTGGGCAGCAAAAAGCGCTATGCGGGCCTGAGTGTGGATACCGATGGCAAGGAGGCCATGGTCTACCGGGGCCTGGAGATGGCGCGCAGCGACTGGACACCGCTGGCGCGTCAGTTCCAGGAAGGGCTGCTCTCACGGGTCTTTCAAGGTGAGCCCTACCGTGACTTTGTCATCGACTATGCGCAGGCGACCCTGGCAGGCAAGAAGGATGATTTGCTGGTCTACCGCAAGCGCCTGCGCCACCGGCTCGATGCCTATGTGGCCAACCTGCCGCCGCAGGTGCGCGCGGCCCGCATGGCCGATGACTACAACCGGCGCCAGGGCCGGCCGCTGCAGTACCAAAGCGGTGGCTGGATTCGCTATGTGATGGGCAAGAACGGGCCCGAGCCCTTGGAAGTGCGCCAGTCGCCGATCGACTACGAGCACTACCTGAGCAAGCAGCTGCAGCCGATTGCCGATGCCATCTTGCAGCCGCTGGGGGAGGACTTCAACGGCCTCACCTCGATGCAGCAGGAGTTGTTCTAA
- a CDS encoding MerR family transcriptional regulator, whose translation MEKQLPPIPAKRYFTIGEVSVLCDVKPHVLRYWEQEFTQLRPVKRRGNRRYYQHHEVLMIRRIRELLYERGFTISGARNQLQSLPRGQAMLDALEDDSMFALQDEGADALAAGMAESAEPLSWQQAAIELQEIRRILSGDPEN comes from the coding sequence ATGGAAAAACAGCTGCCCCCCATCCCTGCCAAGCGCTATTTCACCATCGGTGAGGTATCGGTGCTGTGCGACGTCAAGCCGCATGTGCTGCGCTACTGGGAGCAGGAGTTCACGCAGCTGCGCCCGGTCAAGCGCCGGGGCAACCGCCGCTACTACCAGCACCATGAGGTGCTGATGATCCGCCGCATCCGTGAACTGCTCTATGAGCGCGGCTTTACGATCAGCGGGGCGCGCAACCAGCTCCAGTCACTGCCGCGCGGCCAGGCCATGCTCGATGCGCTGGAAGACGACAGCATGTTCGCACTGCAGGACGAAGGTGCTGATGCACTGGCTGCCGGCATGGCTGAAAGCGCTGAACCGCTGAGCTGGCAGCAGGCCGCGATCGAATTGCAAGAAATTCGTCGCATTCTTTCCGGGGACCCTGAAAACTAG
- a CDS encoding integration host factor subunit alpha, translated as MEFTVESLEQPALTKAQLADMLFDNIGLNKREAKDMVDAFFDLISESLIKGEDVKLSSFGNFQVRMKKARPGRNPRTGEEVPIEARRVVTFHASGKLKDSVQAPADME; from the coding sequence ATGGAATTCACCGTTGAGAGCCTGGAACAACCTGCGCTGACCAAGGCGCAGCTGGCCGATATGCTGTTTGACAACATCGGCCTGAACAAGCGCGAAGCCAAGGACATGGTCGATGCCTTTTTCGACCTGATCTCGGAGAGCTTGATCAAGGGCGAGGATGTGAAGCTGTCGAGCTTTGGCAATTTCCAGGTGCGCATGAAAAAGGCCCGCCCCGGCCGCAATCCGCGCACCGGCGAAGAGGTGCCGATCGAGGCGCGCCGCGTGGTCACCTTCCATGCCAGCGGCAAGCTCAAGGATTCGGTGCAGGCCCCCGCCGACATGGAGTGA
- the pheT gene encoding phenylalanine--tRNA ligase subunit beta, with product MQFPESWLRQYCNPSLTTQELADTLTMAGLEVEELDPVAPPFTGIVVGEIKEAVQHPDADRLRVCQVDVGGPELLNIVCGAPNARVGIRMPCATVGAELPPGADGKPFKIKIGKLRGVQSFGMLCSAKELGITDDHGGLLELPADAPLGQNVREYLNLDDTLFTLKLTPNLAHCLSVYGVARELSALTGTPLKALSFPAAAVASQDKLPVKIEATDLCGRFSGRIVRNVNTQVKTPQWMVDRLARCGQRAVSPLVDISNYVMFELGRPSHIFDLDKISGGLSVRWGKQGETLKLLNGNTIEIDDFPKVGVIADAHGLESLAGIMGGDATAVSDDTKNIYIEAAFWFPKAVAGRSRHFNFSTDAGHRFERGVDPQFTTEHIERITQLVLEICGTPETQVAAMDDQQPNMPAPKTVQLRVARAAKVIGMPVTQQQCLDALNGLGLPATVAQEGVISVTAPTFRFDINLEEDLVEEIARMIGYENLPTSKPLAPISPKLRAENSRSPYAVRHALAGLGYQETINFSFVEEKWEQELAGNSQAIKLLNPIASHLSVMRSSLLGSLLQVLKFNVDRKAQRVRVFELGRVFFKDDSVAESDTTVKGFHQPMRVAGLAYGAADQLQWGRSETKVDFYDVKGDVEALLAPLKPVFEAAEHPALHPGRCARVLLDGKAIGFVGELHPQWRQEWDLAQAPVMFELALDAVLARQVPVFAPVAKHQMVERDIAVVVKETVTHAQIMQAITAASAGAILRSAVLFDVFRPKKLKAGEEAAAGSLAQDEKSLAVRLSLGHDERALEDTEIEAAVQAVVEQLTQSLGARLR from the coding sequence ATGCAATTTCCTGAATCCTGGTTGCGCCAATACTGCAACCCGTCGCTGACCACCCAAGAGCTGGCTGATACCTTGACCATGGCAGGCCTCGAGGTCGAAGAACTCGACCCCGTAGCGCCACCGTTCACCGGCATCGTTGTCGGCGAGATCAAGGAAGCGGTGCAACACCCCGATGCCGACCGTCTGCGCGTCTGCCAGGTCGATGTCGGTGGCCCCGAGTTGCTCAATATCGTCTGCGGCGCGCCCAATGCGCGCGTGGGCATCCGCATGCCTTGCGCGACCGTGGGCGCCGAGCTGCCCCCCGGCGCGGACGGCAAGCCCTTCAAGATCAAGATCGGCAAACTGCGCGGCGTGCAAAGCTTTGGCATGCTGTGCTCGGCCAAGGAGCTGGGCATTACCGACGACCACGGCGGTCTGCTGGAGCTGCCCGCCGATGCGCCACTGGGCCAGAACGTGCGCGAATACCTGAACCTTGATGACACCTTGTTCACCCTCAAGCTCACGCCCAACCTGGCACACTGCCTGTCGGTCTATGGTGTGGCGCGTGAGCTGTCGGCGCTGACCGGCACGCCGCTCAAGGCGCTGTCCTTCCCGGCGGCGGCTGTGGCTTCGCAAGACAAGCTGCCCGTCAAGATCGAAGCGACCGACCTGTGCGGCCGTTTCTCCGGCCGCATCGTGCGCAACGTCAACACCCAGGTCAAGACCCCGCAGTGGATGGTCGACCGCCTGGCCCGTTGCGGCCAGCGCGCCGTCAGCCCCCTGGTCGATATCTCCAACTACGTGATGTTCGAGCTGGGCCGCCCCAGCCACATCTTCGATCTGGACAAGATCAGCGGTGGCCTGAGCGTGCGCTGGGGCAAGCAGGGCGAGACGCTCAAGCTGCTCAACGGCAACACCATCGAGATCGACGACTTCCCCAAGGTCGGCGTGATTGCGGACGCGCACGGCCTGGAGTCGCTCGCCGGCATCATGGGTGGCGATGCCACTGCCGTGTCCGACGACACCAAGAACATCTACATCGAAGCGGCTTTCTGGTTCCCCAAGGCCGTTGCCGGCCGCTCGCGCCACTTCAACTTCTCGACCGACGCGGGCCACCGCTTCGAGCGTGGTGTGGACCCGCAGTTCACCACCGAGCACATCGAGCGCATCACCCAGCTGGTGCTCGAGATCTGCGGCACGCCCGAGACCCAGGTGGCTGCCATGGACGACCAGCAGCCCAACATGCCTGCGCCCAAGACGGTGCAGCTGCGCGTGGCGCGTGCAGCCAAGGTCATCGGCATGCCGGTGACCCAGCAGCAGTGCCTCGATGCGCTGAACGGCCTGGGCCTGCCAGCCACCGTGGCGCAAGAAGGCGTGATCAGCGTGACCGCGCCTACCTTCCGCTTCGACATCAACCTGGAAGAAGACCTGGTTGAAGAAATCGCGCGGATGATTGGCTACGAGAACCTGCCCACCAGCAAGCCGCTGGCGCCGATCTCGCCCAAGCTGCGTGCCGAGAACTCCCGCAGCCCCTATGCCGTGCGCCATGCGCTGGCCGGCCTGGGCTACCAGGAGACGATCAACTTCAGCTTTGTCGAAGAAAAGTGGGAGCAAGAGCTGGCGGGCAACAGCCAGGCCATCAAGCTGCTCAACCCCATCGCCAGCCACCTGAGCGTGATGCGCTCGTCGTTGCTGGGCTCGCTGCTGCAGGTGCTCAAGTTCAATGTGGACCGCAAAGCTCAGCGCGTGCGCGTGTTCGAGCTGGGCCGCGTGTTCTTCAAGGACGACTCGGTCGCCGAGTCCGACACCACCGTCAAGGGCTTCCACCAGCCCATGCGCGTGGCGGGCCTGGCCTATGGCGCAGCCGACCAGCTGCAATGGGGCCGCAGCGAGACCAAGGTCGATTTCTACGACGTCAAGGGCGATGTCGAGGCACTGCTGGCGCCGCTCAAGCCGGTGTTTGAAGCGGCTGAGCACCCCGCGCTGCACCCTGGCCGCTGCGCCCGCGTGCTGCTGGACGGCAAGGCCATCGGCTTTGTTGGCGAGCTGCACCCCCAGTGGCGCCAGGAATGGGATTTGGCCCAGGCGCCAGTGATGTTCGAGTTGGCCCTCGATGCCGTGCTGGCACGCCAGGTGCCGGTGTTCGCACCGGTGGCCAAGCACCAGATGGTCGAGCGCGACATCGCTGTCGTGGTCAAGGAAACTGTCACCCACGCCCAGATCATGCAGGCCATCACGGCTGCCAGCGCAGGTGCTATCCTGCGCAGTGCCGTGCTGTTCGATGTGTTCCGGCCCAAGAAGCTCAAGGCGGGCGAAGAGGCCGCTGCCGGCAGCCTGGCCCAGGACGAGAAGAGCCTGGCCGTGCGTCTGAGCCTGGGCCATGACGAGCGCGCGCTGGAAGACACCGAGATCGAAGCGGCCGTGCAGGCCGTGGTCGAACAACTCACACAAAGCCTGGGTGCGCGTCTGCGCTGA